One Methanoculleus sp. 7T genomic window carries:
- a CDS encoding exonuclease/endonuclease/phosphatase family protein — translation MTRLPFSRALSTCAVLILLITCTAGCTVNVSAPTITMSDLPCTPGQTTPSPTASPTLEETCTPTPTVIETPPVLNGTIRVGAFNIQVFGTTKAGKPEVMDVLARIIRTYDIVAVQEVRDISGTALPALLDAVNADGSDYAYIASERLGRTSSKEQYAYFYDQSTIVLTAPGITYPEPEGTDPFHRQPFIAPFAVCGGTFDAVYIVVHTDPDEATEEIDALDAVVEYSRGIYPAEQDFIVLGDLNADGSYFDEDGATTMRCEEYTWLITNGFDTTTKSTDVTYDRIIITGGAGTDYTGEAGVFRFDTAYGLNQTMAEDVSDHYPVYAVFWTRQDKD, via the coding sequence ATGACCCGACTGCCATTCTCCCGAGCATTGTCCACCTGCGCAGTGCTCATTCTTCTCATCACCTGCACTGCCGGGTGTACGGTCAATGTCTCGGCACCTACCATCACAATGTCCGACCTCCCCTGCACACCGGGACAGACAACGCCCTCCCCGACCGCCAGCCCGACCCTGGAGGAAACCTGCACCCCGACGCCAACCGTGATCGAAACCCCGCCGGTATTGAACGGCACGATCCGGGTCGGCGCCTTCAACATCCAGGTCTTCGGCACCACGAAGGCAGGGAAGCCCGAGGTGATGGATGTGCTCGCACGGATCATCCGGACCTACGATATCGTCGCCGTCCAGGAGGTCCGCGACATCTCCGGCACCGCACTACCGGCACTTCTCGATGCTGTGAACGCTGACGGCTCCGACTACGCCTACATCGCGAGCGAGCGGCTCGGCCGGACGAGCAGCAAGGAGCAGTACGCCTACTTCTATGACCAGAGCACCATTGTGCTGACGGCACCCGGCATAACCTACCCTGAGCCGGAGGGCACCGACCCGTTCCACCGGCAGCCGTTCATTGCTCCGTTCGCGGTGTGTGGCGGGACGTTCGATGCGGTCTACATCGTCGTTCACACCGACCCCGACGAGGCCACCGAGGAGATCGACGCCCTTGATGCCGTGGTGGAGTACTCCCGCGGGATCTACCCTGCAGAGCAGGACTTCATCGTCCTGGGCGACCTGAACGCTGACGGGTCGTACTTCGACGAGGACGGCGCCACGACGATGAGGTGCGAGGAGTACACCTGGCTAATCACGAACGGCTTCGACACCACCACGAAAAGTACGGATGTCACCTACGACCGGATCATCATCACCGGCGGCGCCGGCACCGACTATACGGGCGAGGCTGGGGTATTCCGGTTCGACACTGCGTATGGGCTGAACCAGACGATGGCAGAAGATGTCTCGGATCACTATCCGGTGTACGCGGTTTTCTGGACGAGACAAGACAAGGATTGA
- a CDS encoding HFX_2341 family transcriptional regulator domain-containing protein, with product MKTSDPIRPARADGLNERVHLIPLGHEIDRAVKPFNTYRAERAYVIVVPDNADLDEQMLEKQRHYTKRVCEGLLAAGVRPEVAYCNMFDILDVLRVVSSLIVREKRQGNDVLINMSACGRMTSVAVTMAAMVHGVRAYYVHADRYATGDDAALEADHGLSIVETGQVEPLYNFSIMMPDAECQLLLCELYRRGEGMTSEDLFGFFHKQGFEGYDELPPEKRNKSGEYSSGPKNRELLNRMNRKYLHKLEAAGYITRIWSGRRFSVHITDAGRYIACVSGLLESDAK from the coding sequence GTGAAAACTTCTGATCCGATCCGGCCTGCCAGGGCCGATGGCCTGAACGAGCGGGTTCACCTGATCCCGCTCGGCCACGAGATCGACCGGGCCGTAAAGCCGTTTAATACATACCGGGCCGAGCGTGCGTACGTCATCGTGGTCCCGGACAACGCCGACCTGGATGAGCAGATGCTGGAGAAGCAGCGCCACTATACGAAGAGGGTCTGTGAGGGGCTGCTGGCGGCAGGTGTCCGCCCTGAGGTCGCCTACTGCAATATGTTTGACATCCTTGATGTGCTCCGGGTCGTCTCGTCCCTGATTGTGAGAGAGAAGCGGCAGGGGAACGATGTCCTCATCAACATGTCGGCCTGCGGCAGGATGACGTCGGTGGCCGTCACCATGGCGGCGATGGTGCATGGGGTTAGGGCGTACTATGTGCATGCGGACCGCTATGCAACGGGTGACGATGCCGCACTCGAGGCGGACCACGGTCTGAGTATCGTGGAGACCGGGCAGGTCGAACCGCTGTATAACTTCTCCATCATGATGCCGGACGCCGAGTGCCAGCTGCTGCTGTGCGAGCTCTACCGGCGGGGGGAGGGGATGACCAGCGAGGACCTCTTCGGCTTTTTCCACAAGCAAGGATTTGAAGGATATGACGAATTGCCGCCCGAAAAGAGAAACAAGTCTGGCGAATACAGTTCAGGGCCGAAGAACCGGGAACTTCTCAACAGAATGAACCGAAAATACCTGCACAAACTGGAGGCTGCAGGCTACATCACGCGTATCTGGAGCGGCAGGCGTTTTTCTGTTCACATCACCGATGCCGGGAGATACATTGCCTGTGTGAGCGGTCTGCTTGAGAGTGACGCCAAATAA
- a CDS encoding ArdC family protein: MVSVYEVVRDRILSSLESGTVPWRQTWQSMCPMNLATGRPYRGINRILLAGHTWWGTYNQIKHLGGYVRKGEKASGIVVFWSFDEVRRTVSENGDEVAVVMQRERPLVRYYKVFNLSQCEGIAVDDAGDVQPIASCEDVIARNAPRVVPGEPAYLPKSDAIAMPGIDGFASAEAYYAAFFHELTHWTGHASRLDRPGITEPVRFGSEQYSREELTAEMGAAFLCAMTGTDVPVAENQAAYIAGWLRHIRDGSAADVIRAATDAQKAADFLTGAVGKGSSFSGGAAGRASLLPVVAAERRSGSSRCPGSRTPSLARYDLAA, encoded by the coding sequence ATGGTGTCGGTGTACGAGGTGGTCCGGGACCGGATCCTCTCCTCCCTCGAGTCCGGCACGGTGCCCTGGCGGCAGACCTGGCAGAGCATGTGCCCGATGAACCTTGCCACCGGCCGGCCATACCGCGGGATCAACCGGATCCTGCTCGCCGGCCACACCTGGTGGGGCACCTACAACCAGATCAAGCACCTCGGCGGCTACGTCCGGAAGGGCGAGAAGGCCTCCGGGATCGTGGTCTTCTGGTCGTTCGACGAGGTCCGGCGGACGGTGAGCGAGAACGGCGACGAGGTCGCGGTGGTGATGCAGCGGGAGCGGCCGCTGGTGCGCTACTACAAGGTCTTCAACCTCTCGCAGTGTGAGGGGATCGCCGTGGATGACGCCGGCGACGTGCAGCCGATCGCCTCCTGCGAGGATGTGATCGCCCGGAACGCTCCCCGGGTGGTTCCGGGCGAGCCGGCCTACCTCCCGAAGAGCGACGCGATCGCGATGCCCGGGATCGACGGGTTCGCCTCCGCCGAGGCCTACTATGCGGCCTTCTTCCACGAGTTGACCCACTGGACCGGCCACGCTTCCCGGCTCGACCGGCCCGGGATCACCGAGCCGGTCCGGTTCGGGAGTGAGCAGTACAGCCGCGAGGAGCTGACGGCCGAGATGGGCGCCGCGTTCCTCTGCGCCATGACCGGCACCGATGTGCCGGTGGCCGAGAACCAGGCGGCCTACATCGCCGGATGGCTCCGGCATATCCGCGACGGGTCGGCGGCCGACGTGATCCGGGCGGCCACGGATGCGCAAAAGGCTGCAGACTTCCTCACCGGGGCGGTGGGGAAGGGCTCTTCTTTTTCGGGCGGTGCGGCCGGGCGAGCTTCTTTGCTCCCGGTGGTCGCTGCAGAACGTCGCTCTGGTTCTTCTCGATGTCCGGGATCGCGGACGCCGTCACTCGCTCGGTACGACCTCGCAGCGTGA
- a CDS encoding AAA family ATPase yields the protein MIQAEELAFELRPGMAGSTPGSVICRGPPETGKTACVRAIFSEIEALTSRFVPVYVDCRVDRTGYSILSRISLNLTGRPPAEDMDESEVTETIADHVLEHRAVLVVCLDEIVCLGGKSEINHILSVLLRMYESYPGTRVGVVATVSDLSYHLSASLDPSVFSVFHPVEIFFQPFRIGEIRGILRDRVRQGLAPRVVPVKVLEMVVERTRECGDIRVGLDLLKRAATLAEENGRRSVTREDVHAALESLGGGDVVNER from the coding sequence ATGATACAAGCAGAGGAACTCGCCTTCGAACTACGCCCGGGAATGGCCGGCTCAACACCAGGAAGCGTCATCTGCAGAGGTCCACCAGAGACCGGGAAGACCGCATGCGTGCGGGCGATCTTCTCCGAGATCGAGGCGCTGACCTCGCGTTTCGTCCCGGTCTATGTTGACTGCCGGGTTGACCGGACAGGATACTCTATCCTCTCGCGGATCTCCTTGAACCTGACCGGCCGGCCGCCAGCAGAAGATATGGATGAGTCGGAGGTCACGGAAACCATAGCCGATCATGTACTCGAGCACAGGGCCGTGCTCGTCGTCTGCCTCGACGAGATCGTATGCCTCGGCGGCAAAAGCGAGATCAACCACATTCTGTCCGTGCTGCTGCGCATGTACGAGAGCTACCCCGGCACCAGGGTCGGCGTGGTCGCCACCGTCAGCGACCTTTCCTACCATCTTTCCGCCAGCCTCGATCCTTCCGTCTTCTCGGTCTTCCACCCGGTCGAGATCTTCTTCCAGCCGTTCCGCATCGGTGAGATCCGCGGGATCCTCCGCGACCGGGTGCGGCAGGGGCTCGCTCCCCGCGTAGTCCCGGTCAAGGTGCTCGAGATGGTCGTGGAGCGGACGAGAGAATGCGGAGATATTCGTGTGGGCCTTGACCTCCTGAAGAGGGCGGCAACGCTCGCAGAAGAGAATGGCCGGCGGTCGGTGACCCGGGAGGATGTGCATGCGGCGCTCGAGAGTCTCGGCGGGGGAGATGTGGTGAACGAGCGGTGA
- a CDS encoding aminotransferase-like domain-containing protein produces MAYRFSGRMGRVPASFLEELFRVSAVPGVISFAGGLPGSAYIDVAGLRDAAREVFAEDGRTALQYTTTDGYLPLREFIADRYRNRLGLPATPEEIQIVNGSQQCLDLVAKIFLDPGDAVGMERPGYLGAIEAFSLYEPVFHAVPLAEDGPDLDAFASLVREHTPKFFYGIPNSQNPSGRTYSQEKRRGVAEVLEGTETVFYEDDAFGELFFDGKPRLPVKRYLPDQTVMSGSFSKIVAPGMRIGWIYAPDAVLREFNVAKQAADLHSNFLCQVILHRYLSAHDLDAHVRRVSAVYGRQCRLMCDLLDDLMPPGMTHTVPEGGMFMTAALPDGVSSMDVFREGVREGVAVLPGVPFYVGGGGEDTIRLNFSAAGEDEIEEGMHRLARVVRRLA; encoded by the coding sequence ATGGCTTACCGTTTTTCCGGCCGGATGGGACGGGTCCCGGCATCGTTCCTTGAAGAACTCTTCCGGGTCTCGGCGGTCCCCGGGGTGATATCGTTTGCGGGGGGCCTCCCCGGGTCCGCCTACATCGACGTTGCGGGGCTCCGCGACGCGGCCCGAGAGGTCTTCGCCGAAGACGGGCGGACGGCGCTCCAGTACACGACGACTGACGGCTACCTGCCGCTCCGGGAGTTCATCGCCGACCGCTACCGGAATCGGCTCGGCCTCCCGGCGACGCCCGAGGAGATCCAGATCGTGAACGGGTCCCAGCAGTGCCTCGACCTGGTCGCAAAGATCTTCCTCGACCCGGGGGACGCCGTCGGGATGGAGCGGCCCGGCTACCTCGGCGCGATCGAGGCCTTCTCGCTCTACGAACCGGTCTTCCATGCGGTCCCGCTCGCGGAGGACGGGCCCGACCTTGACGCGTTTGCATCGCTCGTCCGGGAGCACACCCCGAAGTTCTTCTACGGTATCCCGAACTCTCAGAACCCCTCGGGGAGAACCTACTCGCAGGAGAAGCGGCGGGGCGTCGCCGAGGTCCTCGAGGGGACCGAGACGGTCTTCTACGAGGACGACGCCTTCGGGGAGCTCTTCTTCGACGGGAAGCCCCGGCTGCCGGTGAAGCGCTACCTCCCGGACCAGACGGTCATGTCGGGGTCGTTCTCGAAGATCGTCGCTCCGGGTATGCGGATCGGCTGGATATACGCGCCTGATGCGGTCCTCCGGGAGTTCAACGTCGCAAAGCAGGCCGCCGACCTCCACTCGAACTTCCTCTGTCAGGTGATCCTGCACCGCTACCTCTCGGCCCACGACCTCGATGCCCACGTCCGCCGGGTCTCTGCCGTCTACGGCAGGCAGTGCCGGCTGATGTGCGACCTCCTCGACGACCTGATGCCGCCGGGGATGACCCACACCGTCCCCGAGGGCGGGATGTTCATGACGGCGGCCCTGCCTGACGGTGTCTCGTCGATGGACGTCTTCCGCGAGGGCGTCCGGGAAGGCGTCGCGGTCCTCCCCGGGGTGCCGTTCTACGTGGGCGGCGGCGGGGAGGATACAATCCGCCTGAACTTCTCGGCGGCCGGCGAGGATGAGATAGAGGAGGGGATGCACCGGCTGGCCCGGGTGGTGCGGCGGCTCGCGTGA
- a CDS encoding ORC1-type DNA replication protein, producing MRTRLLMSDQTLFRSIDVFEIDYVPELFNYRESQLNDLAYQVRPALEGGRALNAVCRGLPGTGKTTSVLRIFAELEQTTKKILPVYVNCQNDRTKYMVFSRIYAAVFGHAPARTGISIKSVMDAIGGALQRQEKSLIVCLDDANLLHYNNTLGDVVNSLLRLHQDYPGARAAVFATISDMDMDLASDLSRWVISPFRPSEIYFPPYDAEEIRGILQERIRVGLYPGVFSVPMLDRIVEQTMESGDVRVGLDLVKRAVLNAECAARTEVIEEDITKAYEQAKHVHLACTIRALSADERLLLRKIAELSQGQTEPLISGAIYTGGEGKPKISYTAFFKRLRKLDALRLVDLIRVQAGGRTSEVVLRYEPEKVVQICG from the coding sequence ATGAGAACGCGACTCCTCATGTCCGACCAGACGCTCTTTCGGAGTATCGATGTCTTCGAGATCGACTACGTCCCGGAGCTCTTCAACTACCGCGAAAGCCAGCTCAACGACCTTGCCTACCAGGTCCGTCCCGCACTCGAAGGCGGGCGGGCGCTGAACGCCGTCTGCAGGGGTCTGCCCGGAACCGGGAAGACGACCAGCGTGCTCCGGATCTTTGCCGAACTCGAGCAGACCACAAAGAAGATCCTGCCGGTCTACGTCAACTGCCAGAACGACCGGACGAAGTACATGGTCTTCTCCCGGATCTACGCAGCGGTCTTCGGCCACGCGCCGGCGCGGACCGGGATCTCGATCAAGTCGGTGATGGATGCCATCGGCGGCGCCCTGCAGCGGCAGGAGAAGAGCCTGATCGTCTGCCTGGACGACGCGAACCTGCTCCACTACAACAATACGCTGGGCGATGTCGTTAACTCCCTGCTCCGGCTGCACCAGGATTATCCTGGTGCCCGGGCTGCGGTCTTTGCGACAATCAGCGACATGGACATGGACCTTGCGAGTGACCTGAGCAGATGGGTCATCTCGCCGTTCCGTCCGTCGGAGATCTACTTCCCGCCCTACGATGCTGAAGAGATCCGGGGCATCCTCCAGGAGCGGATCCGGGTCGGGCTCTATCCCGGTGTGTTCTCGGTGCCGATGCTGGACCGTATCGTCGAGCAGACGATGGAGTCGGGCGACGTGCGTGTGGGGCTGGACCTGGTGAAGCGGGCGGTGCTGAACGCGGAGTGCGCCGCCCGCACCGAGGTCATCGAGGAGGATATTACGAAGGCCTACGAGCAGGCAAAGCACGTTCACCTCGCCTGCACGATCCGGGCGCTCTCTGCAGATGAGCGGCTGCTGCTCCGGAAGATCGCGGAGTTGTCGCAGGGGCAGACCGAACCGCTGATCTCCGGCGCGATCTACACCGGGGGGGAGGGCAAGCCGAAGATCAGCTACACGGCCTTCTTCAAGCGGTTACGGAAACTCGATGCGTTGCGGCTGGTCGACCTGATCCGGGTGCAGGCCGGTGGGCGGACGAGCGAGGTCGTCCTGCGGTATGAGCCGGAGAAGGTGGTGCAGATCTGCGGATGA
- a CDS encoding helix-turn-helix domain-containing protein — MSMPVDDDELKFYTTEEVAEILRTTPRNITAWIREGKLHAVKVGKFYRVSEKDLKEFLRK, encoded by the coding sequence ATGTCCATGCCGGTTGATGATGACGAACTGAAATTTTACACCACCGAGGAAGTGGCCGAGATCCTTCGCACAACGCCGCGAAACATTACCGCCTGGATCCGTGAAGGAAAACTGCATGCCGTGAAGGTGGGCAAGTTCTACCGGGTGAGTGAGAAGGACCTGAAAGAATTTCTCCGGAAGTAA
- a CDS encoding DUF4268 domain-containing protein yields MGRNHFGRLEEVDLRAGWLDEARDFTPWLAQIENLEILGDALGMELESVSTEQGVGPYKADILARDPATNTYVLIENQLEKTDHSHLGQIITYSAGLEAKTVVWIARKFTDEHRAALDWLNQISEESLNFFGIEVELWRIGDSSPAPRFNVVSKPNEWTKSIHASRQPSELTDSQGIQLEYWSGFNEYLESVCSKLKPRKPYPQNWIAYGIGKSGFTLAAKIHQREKWIDVEIWVGGQHKNEYFQQIKENFEQVAAEKLNPHIEWIYRPERIDHLIRLVRPMTDPADTSEWHEQFEWIENNLKMFREFFSPIIKSLNVPEDAD; encoded by the coding sequence ATGGGTAGAAATCATTTTGGGAGACTAGAAGAGGTTGATCTCCGCGCTGGTTGGTTAGATGAGGCGCGGGATTTTACACCCTGGCTTGCCCAGATCGAAAACCTTGAGATCTTGGGTGATGCTCTTGGGATGGAACTGGAATCCGTCAGTACTGAGCAGGGGGTGGGTCCTTACAAAGCCGACATTCTTGCAAGAGATCCGGCCACCAATACATACGTGCTCATTGAAAACCAGCTTGAGAAGACTGATCACTCGCACCTTGGCCAGATAATTACGTATAGTGCTGGACTTGAGGCGAAGACCGTCGTCTGGATCGCCAGAAAGTTTACCGATGAGCATCGTGCTGCACTCGATTGGCTCAATCAAATCTCAGAAGAGTCGCTCAATTTTTTTGGCATTGAGGTTGAATTATGGAGAATTGGAGATTCCTCACCCGCACCTCGATTCAATGTCGTATCCAAACCCAATGAATGGACGAAGTCGATTCATGCATCAAGACAACCTTCGGAATTGACGGATTCGCAAGGAATCCAGTTAGAGTATTGGAGTGGCTTTAACGAGTATCTCGAAAGCGTCTGCTCAAAGCTGAAACCCCGGAAACCGTATCCGCAGAATTGGATAGCATATGGGATTGGAAAAAGCGGCTTTACACTGGCCGCAAAAATTCATCAGCGTGAAAAATGGATTGATGTCGAGATTTGGGTTGGAGGTCAGCACAAAAATGAATATTTCCAGCAAATAAAGGAAAACTTTGAGCAGGTTGCGGCAGAGAAACTGAATCCCCATATTGAGTGGATCTATCGGCCAGAGCGGATTGATCACCTCATCCGGTTGGTTCGACCGATGACGGATCCTGCAGACACTTCTGAATGGCACGAACAATTCGAGTGGATAGAAAATAATCTTAAGATGTTTCGTGAGTTCTTCTCCCCGATAATTAAAAGTCTGAACGTCCCCGAAGATGCGGACTAA
- a CDS encoding DUF2070 family protein produces MESGPDVRVERLTRYLFSAPSWPRSLAIVIVLGLLIDGAAYRAGSDLFLVGTLGFSVPALVAFLLTVPLVGVSGRQITWNRSALLALSCTVFAVILSLSPALVFGRDLFPALYAVALGLTFGVRVLVLVAVADYRITRMILPAFLQSAAGIAVGAKFFTLGFVPYALLLQVVFGLVFVFLIWLIERPLKRAFQISGLNFLNTFIAHLTDGSKSMEDFFREIGEEVYVPQVSLFFSRDTGKDALFTVPNVHPGPMGDVGGGNLPRILHDTFPEETLVAHGCATHDFNLVSESEIQKIARAVEASRKGLSFSGTASRPVRVVSGSVAVLCQRFGDALLMVSTRSPERTEDLDYSIGMTIMAGGRCSFSHVAFVDAHNCMTSVGSPVLPATRIATEYIAAAREGFRVSQDLPLEPLAIGVSHVRVPFTREQGFGSLGVQVLATEAGGKRAAYVLIDGNNVAPGVRERLRAVVLDHADEGEIMTTDTHTVNTVSGKNPVGYRVPAEEIAPYVEQAVREAIADLAPARVGAATASCERINVFGSQRVSQLASTVNAMLAFIAPISFMILVLAFLLSIFAYILLQ; encoded by the coding sequence ATGGAGTCAGGCCCCGACGTCCGCGTCGAGCGGCTCACCCGGTACCTCTTCTCAGCTCCGTCATGGCCGCGGTCGCTTGCGATCGTCATCGTGCTCGGGCTCCTCATCGACGGAGCCGCGTACCGTGCCGGGAGCGACCTCTTCCTCGTCGGAACCCTCGGGTTCTCGGTCCCGGCACTGGTCGCCTTCCTGCTGACCGTGCCGCTGGTCGGGGTCTCCGGGCGGCAGATCACCTGGAACCGGTCGGCTCTCCTCGCTCTGTCCTGCACGGTCTTTGCCGTGATCCTGAGCCTCTCGCCGGCTCTGGTCTTCGGCCGAGACCTCTTTCCCGCGCTCTACGCGGTCGCCCTCGGGCTGACCTTCGGTGTCAGGGTGCTGGTCCTCGTAGCCGTGGCTGACTACCGGATCACCCGGATGATCCTCCCCGCGTTCCTCCAGAGCGCGGCCGGGATCGCGGTCGGGGCCAAGTTCTTCACCCTTGGGTTCGTCCCCTACGCCCTCCTCCTCCAGGTGGTCTTCGGGCTGGTCTTCGTCTTCCTGATCTGGCTGATCGAGCGGCCGCTGAAGCGTGCGTTCCAGATCAGCGGGCTCAACTTCCTCAATACCTTCATCGCCCACCTGACCGACGGATCAAAGAGCATGGAGGACTTCTTCCGCGAGATCGGCGAGGAGGTCTACGTCCCGCAGGTCTCGCTCTTCTTCTCCCGCGATACCGGGAAGGATGCCCTCTTCACAGTCCCGAACGTCCATCCCGGGCCGATGGGCGATGTCGGCGGCGGCAACCTCCCCAGGATCCTCCACGACACGTTCCCGGAGGAGACGCTCGTCGCCCACGGATGCGCAACCCACGACTTCAACTTGGTCTCGGAGAGCGAGATCCAGAAGATTGCCCGGGCGGTCGAGGCGTCCCGGAAGGGGCTTTCCTTCTCCGGCACCGCGAGCCGCCCGGTCCGGGTCGTCTCGGGTTCGGTGGCGGTCCTCTGCCAGCGGTTCGGGGACGCCCTCCTGATGGTGAGCACCCGGTCCCCGGAACGGACGGAGGACCTCGATTACTCGATCGGGATGACGATCATGGCCGGAGGACGGTGCTCCTTCTCCCATGTCGCCTTCGTGGACGCCCACAACTGCATGACCAGCGTGGGCTCCCCGGTCCTCCCGGCGACGCGGATCGCGACCGAGTACATCGCCGCCGCGAGGGAGGGGTTCCGGGTCTCGCAGGACCTGCCGCTTGAGCCGCTCGCGATCGGGGTCTCGCACGTCCGGGTCCCGTTCACCCGCGAGCAGGGGTTCGGGTCGCTCGGGGTGCAGGTGCTGGCGACGGAGGCCGGCGGGAAGCGGGCGGCCTACGTCCTGATCGACGGGAACAACGTGGCTCCGGGGGTCAGAGAGCGCCTGCGTGCCGTGGTGCTCGACCACGCTGACGAGGGGGAGATCATGACCACCGATACACATACGGTGAACACCGTCAGCGGGAAGAACCCCGTCGGCTACAGGGTCCCGGCGGAGGAGATCGCCCCGTACGTGGAGCAGGCGGTTCGAGAGGCGATCGCGGACCTCGCCCCGGCCCGGGTTGGGGCGGCAACGGCCTCGTGCGAGCGGATCAACGTCTTTGGGTCGCAGCGGGTCTCGCAGCTCGCAAGCACCGTAAATGCGATGCTCGCGTTCATCGCCCCGATCAGTTTCATGATCCTGGTGCTCGCGTTCCTGCTCTCGATCTTTGCCTATATCCTTCTCCAGTAG
- a CDS encoding tetratricopeptide repeat protein, producing MDTPEERSREANELRKSGRCKDALEIYRELWNGQHYNEYTAAGLLHCLRKLHHLDEAMTFADDVAARYPDHNWVNLEVVWAYVDYVKGMAENGASVPVLHACGEKVLSRNPPPQAVNHIAFTIMKPAKDAKDWPMLAAWMSRVDPSLLSPMGMKLPDGKEGWSYLARWYHYRIMGLIGIGRAQEALPLCREAIEKFPNQYKHFAYDLARAYAGIGEYEKAADTFDELCRNVRPDFYHLFEYGKVVHQLGRPEEALALMARAAKAGQRPEFMVGYFTDMGDIFKQVGRLDAARDHYTLATALRIRMSWSIPPELQQRLDENAISSIEDSVEELTYRCSRHWSNCETEQSPMTVQHEREKPLAEGVVGRIFLGHPDRDYFFINPPDADGYIGFKNELTWAPEDRSLVVFDVVPSFNRKKNEWAAKAVNVRPKDDTAAS from the coding sequence ATGGACACCCCTGAAGAACGCTCACGGGAAGCAAACGAACTGAGGAAGAGCGGGAGATGCAAAGATGCCCTGGAGATCTATCGTGAGCTCTGGAACGGCCAGCATTACAACGAATATACTGCTGCAGGCCTGCTGCACTGTCTGAGAAAACTGCACCACCTCGACGAGGCGATGACCTTCGCCGACGATGTCGCCGCGCGTTACCCCGATCACAACTGGGTAAACCTGGAGGTCGTATGGGCATACGTCGACTATGTCAAGGGGATGGCAGAGAACGGGGCTTCTGTCCCGGTGCTTCATGCCTGCGGAGAGAAGGTTCTCTCCAGAAATCCGCCCCCACAAGCAGTAAACCATATCGCCTTCACCATCATGAAACCGGCAAAAGATGCCAAAGACTGGCCTATGCTGGCAGCATGGATGTCACGTGTCGATCCGTCGTTGCTCAGCCCGATGGGGATGAAACTCCCCGACGGGAAAGAAGGCTGGAGTTACCTTGCCCGTTGGTATCATTACCGAATCATGGGGCTCATCGGCATCGGGCGTGCGCAAGAGGCCCTCCCCCTCTGCCGTGAAGCGATCGAGAAGTTCCCCAACCAGTACAAACACTTTGCATATGACCTCGCCAGGGCGTATGCTGGCATTGGCGAGTATGAAAAAGCAGCAGATACGTTTGACGAACTCTGCCGGAATGTCCGGCCGGACTTCTACCATCTCTTCGAGTACGGAAAGGTCGTCCACCAGCTCGGCCGCCCGGAAGAGGCGCTGGCACTGATGGCCCGGGCCGCGAAAGCAGGGCAACGCCCGGAGTTCATGGTCGGCTACTTCACGGATATGGGAGACATCTTCAAGCAGGTCGGTCGTCTGGACGCGGCCCGCGACCACTATACGCTGGCAACAGCCCTGCGGATACGGATGTCGTGGTCAATCCCTCCTGAATTGCAGCAGCGCCTCGATGAGAACGCCATCTCTTCGATCGAGGACTCAGTCGAGGAACTCACCTATCGGTGCAGCCGCCACTGGAGTAACTGCGAAACCGAGCAGAGTCCCATGACGGTGCAGCACGAGCGGGAAAAGCCGCTTGCAGAGGGGGTAGTTGGCAGGATCTTTCTCGGGCATCCAGACCGCGATTACTTCTTCATCAACCCGCCAGACGCTGACGGATACATCGGGTTCAAGAATGAGCTCACCTGGGCACCGGAGGACCGGAGCCTGGTTGTATTCGACGTTGTTCCATCGTTTAACCGGAAGAAGAACGAGTGGGCTGCAAAGGCGGTGAATGTCCGACCAAAGGACGATACTGCAGCAAGCTAA